From Candidatus Dadabacteria bacterium, a single genomic window includes:
- the rplQ gene encoding 50S ribosomal protein L17, which translates to MRHRKSGRKLGVTTKHRKAMFRNMATDLLRNGRINTTDTRAKEIRRVVEKLVTLGKNGSLHARRKALGYIRDRAVVEKLFSELAQRYMERPGGYTRIVKLGYRRGDNAPISLVELVTEEYKAKKKRRKAKPKAETKSAPKKSSKKKSAEELGLVEQQETAEGQVDEQGEAEMTEAESQEPKEQAGSSEKTED; encoded by the coding sequence ATGAGACACAGAAAATCGGGAAGAAAACTGGGAGTTACTACAAAACACAGAAAGGCCATGTTCCGCAACATGGCTACGGACCTTTTGCGTAACGGCAGGATAAATACAACTGACACAAGGGCCAAGGAAATAAGAAGGGTTGTGGAGAAGCTCGTAACTTTGGGTAAAAACGGCAGTCTTCACGCGAGAAGAAAGGCTCTGGGATATATAAGGGATCGTGCAGTTGTGGAAAAACTTTTCTCCGAACTTGCCCAGAGGTATATGGAGCGTCCCGGTGGCTATACGAGGATTGTGAAACTTGGTTACAGAAGGGGAGATAATGCCCCCATTTCTCTTGTTGAACTCGTGACCGAGGAGTACAAGGCCAAGAAAAAAAGACGGAAGGCAAAACCCAAGGCCGAAACCAAGAGCGCGCCGAAGAAAAGTTCGAAGAAGAAATCCGCAGAAGAACTTGGTCTGGTTGAGCAACAAGAAACCGCCGAGGGGCAGGTGGACGAACAGGGTGAAGCCGAGATGACAGAAGCGGAATCCCAAGAACCCAAAGAGCAAGCCGGTTCTTCCGAAAAGACTGAGGATTAG
- a CDS encoding LLM class flavin-dependent oxidoreductase: MKRIGFILDAGSIEELKDLAVAAEKANFHSVWATELYRTPFQQLSAIAPVTSEIKLGTAVALAFVRSPLVTSITSLDLDEISSGRLILGLGTGAKRTNENFHGVFYGDRPVARIRECVGLIREILSEAHTGNDIVFEGQFYRVNTRGYKRAFEPIRQNIPIFVAGIGSNMVGAAAEIADGYMGHVVCSLEYIKRVVSPSLEERLEKSGKNGDFTKCSIITCAVSHDWERAREAARATIAFYATVKAYDPPFRLHGFTDEVKGIRDAFRKKDIRAMIKGVSDEMVEAFAVVGDAEHCRERVEEYRKYVDLPVLSAPHYFLDFREVREYQERLIEAFAS, encoded by the coding sequence ATGAAAAGAATCGGGTTTATACTTGATGCAGGATCAATTGAAGAACTCAAGGATCTAGCTGTTGCTGCGGAGAAAGCGAATTTCCACTCCGTCTGGGCTACGGAACTTTACAGGACCCCTTTTCAGCAGCTCTCTGCAATTGCTCCAGTCACCTCTGAAATAAAGCTCGGCACCGCAGTTGCTCTTGCCTTTGTGAGAAGCCCGCTGGTTACTTCCATTACTTCTCTTGATCTTGACGAAATTAGTTCGGGGAGGTTGATACTGGGTCTTGGTACCGGGGCAAAGAGAACGAACGAGAATTTCCACGGTGTTTTCTATGGAGACAGGCCGGTTGCGAGGATAAGAGAATGCGTTGGGTTAATAAGGGAAATTCTGTCCGAGGCTCATACAGGCAACGATATTGTTTTCGAAGGGCAGTTCTACAGAGTAAACACAAGGGGTTACAAGAGGGCTTTTGAACCTATCAGACAAAATATACCTATATTCGTGGCCGGTATAGGAAGCAACATGGTTGGTGCTGCTGCCGAAATCGCGGACGGTTACATGGGACATGTAGTCTGTTCGCTTGAATATATAAAAAGGGTAGTTTCACCTTCGCTTGAAGAAAGACTTGAGAAAAGTGGAAAAAACGGAGATTTTACGAAATGCTCGATTATTACCTGTGCCGTTTCCCATGACTGGGAGAGGGCGAGAGAAGCCGCTCGGGCGACCATAGCCTTTTACGCTACGGTAAAAGCCTATGATCCTCCTTTCAGGCTTCACGGTTTTACGGATGAGGTTAAAGGGATAAGGGATGCTTTTCGTAAAAAAGATATCCGTGCGATGATAAAAGGTGTCAGTGATGAAATGGTTGAAGCGTTTGCCGTTGTGGGGGATGCGGAACATTGCAGGGAGAGAGTGGAGGAGTACAGGAAATATGTAGACCTTCCTGTACTCAGTGCCCCTCATTATTTTCTTGATTTCAGGGAGGTAAGGGAGTACCAGGAGCGATTGATCGAGGCCTTTGCCTCGTGA